From the genome of Haloterrigena sp. KLK7, one region includes:
- a CDS encoding 50S ribosomal protein L37e, whose translation MTGAGTPSQGKKNKTTHTKCRRCGEKSYHTKKKECSSCGFGKSAKRRDYEWQSKTGDN comes from the coding sequence ATGACTGGCGCAGGAACCCCAAGCCAAGGAAAGAAGAACAAGACGACCCACACCAAATGTCGTCGCTGCGGAGAGAAGTCCTACCACACCAAGAAGAAGGAATGCTCGTCGTGTGGCTTCGGCAAGTCCGCCAAGCGCCGCGACTACGAGTGGCAGTCGAAGACCGGCGACAACTGA
- a CDS encoding LSM domain-containing protein has translation MSGRPLDVLEASLGERVTVRLKSGGEYVGDLAGYDQHMNLVLEDVTIPEAGVDEEAPVEDTTIIRGDNVVSITP, from the coding sequence ATGAGTGGACGACCGCTGGACGTCCTCGAGGCGTCGCTCGGCGAACGCGTCACGGTACGACTCAAGAGTGGCGGCGAGTACGTCGGCGATCTCGCCGGCTACGACCAGCACATGAACCTCGTGCTCGAGGACGTGACGATCCCGGAAGCCGGTGTCGACGAAGAGGCGCCGGTCGAAGACACAACGATTATACGCGGCGACAACGTCGTTTCGATCACTCCATGA
- a CDS encoding zinc-dependent metalloprotease, whose amino-acid sequence MNLYRSARAVAGASGDDMIDWQSAADAAKAVTEPGSLELEPGEREAYARDVREAREAIRSVSGVEFDVPDSIEIQNRHHWMDANIATFERVMGTLEDQVPAGAFPGVARTINTGTMTVLLAFLGRNVLGQYDPLLLANDPEETHALYFVRPNILGAAEKLEVEPDRFRRWIAFHEVTHAAEFGAAPWLSDHLEERMEEGIAKLSDGSLDRASFQELDAAMTVVEGYAELLMDHAFDDEYADLRRKLDARRQGRGPLQKLFRRLLGLGLKERQYERGKHFFETVVENRDLETASLVWEGPENLPTQDELDAPTMWLQRVDR is encoded by the coding sequence GTGAATCTCTATCGCAGCGCCCGGGCCGTTGCCGGGGCGTCCGGTGACGATATGATCGACTGGCAGTCCGCGGCAGACGCCGCGAAGGCGGTGACCGAGCCCGGCTCGCTCGAGCTCGAGCCGGGCGAGCGCGAGGCCTACGCCCGCGACGTGCGGGAGGCCCGCGAGGCCATCCGATCGGTCTCGGGCGTCGAGTTCGACGTCCCCGACTCCATCGAGATCCAGAACCGCCACCACTGGATGGACGCCAACATCGCGACCTTCGAACGCGTGATGGGCACCCTCGAGGACCAGGTGCCGGCCGGCGCCTTCCCCGGCGTCGCCCGAACGATCAACACGGGGACGATGACCGTCCTGCTGGCCTTCCTCGGACGGAACGTCCTCGGCCAGTACGACCCGCTGCTGCTGGCGAACGACCCCGAAGAGACGCACGCGCTGTACTTCGTTCGACCGAACATCCTGGGCGCGGCGGAGAAACTCGAGGTCGAACCCGACCGGTTCCGCCGCTGGATCGCCTTCCACGAGGTGACCCACGCCGCGGAGTTCGGCGCCGCGCCGTGGCTCTCCGACCACCTCGAGGAGCGCATGGAGGAGGGCATCGCGAAGCTGTCGGACGGCTCGTTGGACCGCGCGTCGTTCCAGGAGCTCGACGCCGCGATGACCGTCGTCGAGGGGTACGCCGAACTGCTGATGGACCACGCCTTCGACGACGAGTACGCGGACCTCCGCCGGAAACTCGACGCCCGCCGACAGGGCCGCGGGCCGCTCCAGAAGCTGTTCCGCCGTCTGCTCGGTCTCGGACTCAAGGAACGGCAGTACGAACGCGGGAAGCACTTCTTCGAGACGGTCGTCGAGAACCGCGACCTCGAGACGGCGAGCCTCGTCTGGGAGGGGCCCGAGAACCTCCCGACGCAGGACGAACTCGACGCCCCGACGATGTGGCTCCAGCGCGTCGATCGCTGA
- a CDS encoding nuclear transport factor 2 family protein, protein MSDGDADGAAAVVRDYYDALRSGEPLAPYFLEDESTVKFGISESLFGFESVREALREQTATTANWTVESEGLVVSERDAFATFADEVTMTWTDTETGANERFETRWSGTLVRNESGDKEGNGTGDGPAWRFATMHVSTADEL, encoded by the coding sequence ATGAGCGACGGAGACGCTGACGGAGCCGCGGCCGTCGTCCGCGACTACTACGACGCGCTCCGGAGCGGCGAGCCCCTCGCGCCGTACTTCCTCGAGGACGAGTCGACCGTCAAATTCGGGATCAGCGAGTCGCTGTTCGGCTTCGAGTCGGTCCGCGAGGCGCTGCGAGAGCAGACCGCGACGACCGCGAACTGGACCGTCGAGAGCGAGGGCCTCGTCGTCTCGGAGCGCGACGCGTTCGCGACGTTCGCCGACGAAGTGACGATGACGTGGACGGACACCGAGACCGGTGCGAACGAGCGGTTCGAGACGCGATGGAGCGGGACACTCGTTCGGAACGAGAGCGGCGATAAGGAGGGGAACGGAACCGGAGACGGGCCAGCGTGGCGGTTCGCGACGATGCACGTCAGTACGGCCGACGAGCTATGA
- a CDS encoding AAA domain-containing protein → MHVRGTVAGEVEVRSVSTKYGESDLAEVPLRLESDGDDSTSADAPTRDAGTGTDAGGQTTLADARETTTVTLWNKWTESAEYLEPGMELLVTDAEEEEYQGETRYETTGDSYVVVEPSFLVNVTSLRNWVECPRLYYLNKLSGVPLNYPVVKGTLVHEVFGDLLRGRDLEESIEARVEERGLQLGLLGETPDAVAEDVRENAKAIEGWLEQGRLTEEDSWRSEQLLISETFGIRGRADAIRRGAPVELKTGKNLKKEPRFKDKVQAACYALLLEEHGGSVDTGTLLYTKNSTLERNEETGDLTPAKEFSMGDGLLKFVVRLRNELAAMEIKGDVPTGYEGSAKCEYCFEQDTCMVVSGRLDQESKAGQIGAALPEEERDYFDRFYRAIEEERREVHREYAKLWEQTAEERADDDRALIDLEFLERRKLAEGRWELRARRTSGANSKLREGDLVLASDGDPVRGDSELARIERLDDEIVLTADEPVEVTRLDVYPSELTTDRLLVAMHDFLLKGSDRRKDVLFGRAEPEFEAIDEIFIDNNDAQDEAVRMAVGAEDFALIHGPPGTGKTYTIARAIRAMVERGERVLLSAFTNRAVDNALEALLEQLDDVIDEDRVVRVGSESGVREDMEPYRLERAGDPEERVAELENAQVVAATTATCGSRVMKEQSFDAALVDEAAQLTEPGTHAATNLADRFVLVGDHEQLPPVVRAENDLTESLFERLVDLHPEAGVMLDRQYRMNQRIQVFASTEFYDGGLRPATPEVAGRTLDDLEGVAREALPAELRDPVSFVDVEGDGGRYTDSEEAARIADLIETYEAAGLERSEIGVIAPFRAQVSEISKHVPDDVAVDTVDRFQGSSQEVIIVSFTATGTLEGPIFEDYRRINVALTRPKRALVLVGDSNALATDPVYERMLEWATR, encoded by the coding sequence GTGCACGTACGCGGAACCGTCGCGGGCGAGGTCGAGGTGCGCTCGGTGTCGACGAAGTACGGCGAGAGCGACCTGGCCGAAGTGCCGCTGCGCCTCGAGAGCGACGGCGACGATTCGACGAGCGCTGACGCGCCGACTCGAGACGCCGGTACCGGAACTGACGCCGGCGGGCAGACGACCCTCGCGGACGCCCGTGAGACGACGACGGTCACGCTGTGGAACAAGTGGACCGAGTCGGCGGAGTACCTCGAGCCCGGGATGGAGCTGCTCGTCACCGACGCCGAGGAAGAGGAGTATCAGGGCGAAACGCGGTACGAGACGACCGGCGACTCCTACGTCGTCGTCGAGCCCTCTTTCCTCGTGAACGTGACGTCGCTGCGCAACTGGGTCGAGTGTCCCCGCCTGTACTACCTGAACAAGCTCTCGGGCGTCCCGCTGAACTACCCCGTGGTGAAGGGGACGCTCGTCCACGAGGTCTTCGGCGACCTGCTGCGGGGCCGCGACCTCGAGGAGTCCATCGAGGCCCGCGTCGAGGAGCGCGGCCTCCAGCTCGGCCTGCTCGGCGAGACCCCCGACGCCGTGGCGGAGGACGTCCGCGAGAACGCGAAGGCGATCGAGGGCTGGCTCGAGCAGGGCCGCCTGACCGAGGAAGACAGCTGGCGCTCGGAGCAACTCCTCATCAGCGAGACCTTCGGAATTCGGGGCCGCGCCGACGCGATCCGACGGGGCGCGCCGGTCGAACTCAAGACCGGGAAGAACCTGAAGAAGGAACCTCGGTTCAAGGACAAGGTGCAGGCCGCCTGCTACGCGCTGTTGCTCGAGGAACACGGGGGGAGCGTCGACACCGGCACGCTGCTCTACACCAAGAACTCCACGCTGGAGCGAAACGAGGAGACCGGCGACCTCACGCCCGCCAAGGAGTTCTCGATGGGCGACGGGCTGCTGAAGTTCGTCGTCCGCCTGCGCAACGAGCTCGCCGCGATGGAGATCAAGGGCGACGTTCCCACGGGGTACGAGGGATCTGCCAAGTGCGAGTACTGCTTCGAGCAGGACACCTGCATGGTCGTCTCGGGGCGGCTCGATCAGGAGTCGAAGGCCGGCCAGATCGGCGCGGCCCTGCCCGAGGAGGAACGCGACTACTTCGATCGGTTCTATCGGGCGATCGAGGAGGAGCGCCGCGAGGTCCACCGCGAGTACGCCAAGCTCTGGGAGCAGACGGCCGAGGAACGCGCCGACGACGACCGCGCGCTGATCGACCTCGAGTTCCTCGAGCGACGGAAACTCGCGGAGGGTCGCTGGGAGTTGCGCGCCCGGCGAACCAGCGGCGCGAACTCGAAGCTCCGGGAGGGCGATCTGGTACTGGCCAGCGACGGGGACCCAGTGCGCGGTGATTCGGAGCTCGCCCGCATCGAACGGTTGGACGACGAAATCGTTCTCACGGCCGACGAGCCCGTCGAGGTCACGCGGCTGGACGTCTACCCCTCCGAGTTGACGACCGACCGGCTGCTGGTCGCCATGCACGACTTCCTGCTGAAGGGCAGCGACCGCCGCAAGGACGTGCTCTTCGGTCGAGCGGAGCCGGAGTTCGAAGCCATTGACGAGATCTTCATCGACAACAACGACGCGCAGGACGAGGCCGTCCGGATGGCCGTCGGCGCCGAGGACTTCGCGCTGATCCACGGCCCGCCGGGCACCGGGAAGACCTACACGATCGCTCGCGCCATCCGCGCGATGGTCGAACGCGGCGAGCGCGTCCTGCTGTCGGCGTTCACCAATCGCGCGGTGGACAACGCGCTGGAGGCCTTACTCGAGCAGTTAGACGACGTGATCGACGAGGACCGCGTCGTCCGCGTCGGCTCCGAGAGCGGCGTCCGCGAGGACATGGAGCCGTACCGCCTCGAGCGCGCCGGCGATCCCGAGGAGCGCGTCGCCGAACTCGAGAACGCGCAGGTCGTGGCCGCGACGACGGCGACCTGCGGCTCTCGAGTCATGAAGGAGCAGTCGTTCGACGCGGCGCTGGTCGACGAGGCCGCCCAGCTGACTGAACCCGGCACGCACGCGGCGACGAACCTTGCCGACCGGTTCGTCCTCGTCGGCGACCACGAGCAGCTACCGCCCGTCGTGCGGGCCGAGAACGACCTTACCGAATCGCTGTTCGAGCGCCTCGTCGACCTCCACCCCGAGGCCGGAGTCATGCTCGACCGCCAGTACCGCATGAACCAGCGCATCCAGGTCTTCGCCTCCACCGAGTTCTACGACGGGGGATTGCGGCCGGCGACGCCCGAGGTCGCCGGGCGAACGCTGGACGACCTCGAGGGCGTCGCCCGCGAGGCCCTCCCCGCCGAGCTGCGGGATCCGGTCTCGTTCGTCGACGTCGAGGGCGACGGCGGACGGTACACCGACAGTGAAGAGGCCGCGCGGATCGCCGACCTGATCGAGACCTACGAGGCCGCGGGGCTCGAGCGCTCGGAGATCGGTGTCATCGCGCCCTTCCGCGCGCAGGTCTCGGAGATATCGAAGCACGTCCCCGACGACGTCGCGGTCGATACCGTCGATCGTTTCCAGGGCTCGAGTCAGGAGGTCATTATCGTCTCCTTTACCGCGACCGGGACGCTCGAGGGGCCGATCTTCGAGGACTACCGGCGGATCAACGTCGCGCTCACGCGGCCGAAGCGCGCGCTCGTGCTCGTCGGCGATTCGAACGCGCTGGCGACGGACCCCGTCTACGAGCGGATGCTCGAGTGGGCGACCCGCTGA
- a CDS encoding HalOD1 output domain-containing protein, which yields MSTDRWVPDDGDGAPVVLEYAPDDETPTSIAVVRTIAALENVDPTALEFTLYDYIDPIALDRLIAHTGDGSTEVRFTIHGYRVSVRETGEIVVREPE from the coding sequence ATGTCCACCGACCGCTGGGTTCCGGACGACGGTGACGGCGCGCCGGTCGTGCTCGAGTACGCGCCGGACGACGAGACGCCGACCAGTATCGCGGTCGTGCGCACGATCGCCGCGCTCGAGAACGTCGATCCGACCGCCCTCGAATTCACGCTCTACGACTACATCGATCCGATCGCCCTCGACCGGCTGATCGCTCACACGGGCGACGGGAGCACCGAAGTTAGGTTCACGATACACGGCTACCGCGTCTCCGTCCGCGAAACGGGCGAAATCGTCGTTCGGGAACCCGAGTGA
- a CDS encoding helix-turn-helix domain-containing protein produces the protein MATFVEFELAAANAALDDVFDRLPSCYCRMEQTAASDVPGLWFGGVERSALESAFETDPTVDAYSLVDAAGDEWLYEIRFAPDACDIYENGSVLFEEGGTILAASATRGTWSVRMRFAERESATQTYRRLLERDIDVEVASLRERSTAGPERLGLTTEQYEAIVTAIERGYYEVPREVSITELADEFDISDQSVSERLRRAISRLLSAEFDEADARSRADDQ, from the coding sequence ATGGCGACGTTCGTCGAATTCGAGCTGGCGGCCGCGAACGCCGCTCTCGACGACGTGTTCGACCGTCTGCCGTCGTGTTACTGTCGCATGGAGCAGACGGCCGCGAGCGACGTCCCCGGGCTCTGGTTCGGCGGCGTCGAGCGATCGGCGCTCGAGTCGGCGTTCGAGACGGATCCCACCGTCGACGCGTACTCGCTGGTCGACGCTGCGGGCGACGAGTGGCTGTACGAGATTCGATTCGCTCCCGACGCCTGTGATATCTACGAGAACGGGTCGGTGTTGTTCGAGGAGGGCGGGACGATACTCGCGGCGTCGGCCACCCGCGGAACGTGGTCGGTCCGGATGCGATTCGCCGAGCGCGAGAGCGCCACCCAGACCTACCGTCGCCTCCTCGAGCGGGACATCGACGTCGAGGTCGCGAGTCTTCGGGAGCGGTCGACCGCGGGACCGGAACGTCTCGGACTGACGACCGAGCAGTACGAAGCGATCGTGACCGCCATCGAGCGCGGCTACTACGAGGTCCCCCGCGAGGTGTCGATTACGGAACTGGCCGACGAGTTCGACATTTCGGATCAGTCGGTCTCCGAACGCCTTCGGCGCGCGATATCGAGGCTGCTATCGGCGGAGTTCGACGAAGCCGACGCGCGCTCTCGAGCCGACGATCAGTGA
- a CDS encoding phosphatase PAP2 family protein has product MRLEEPSAAIREAFPAAYADLVVFVTELGGTTVPMLVLAVLFWSGRRRRSALVISYAVAGLGLLLSIKTLLGLPRPPADALLIPLEGEREGYGFPSGHAFAATVVYGGLVVAYDRTRDGRALAAAGTLVALVSLSRVVLGVHYLGDVIVGAALGVAFLAAMTRLTKGDPRRGFAVAFGLALVTVVVAGASDDSLLGLGGAIGGLCAAGWIDRLPELRTRLETAVLVAVGSVGVAALQFAEALVTAAPALVALYAALVGWVLLAPIAVGRLAIGAADASRA; this is encoded by the coding sequence ATGCGTCTCGAGGAGCCCAGCGCGGCGATCCGCGAGGCGTTCCCGGCGGCGTACGCCGACCTCGTCGTGTTCGTCACGGAACTCGGCGGGACGACGGTCCCGATGCTCGTTCTCGCCGTCCTGTTCTGGTCGGGGCGTCGCCGCCGGAGCGCGCTCGTGATCAGTTACGCGGTCGCCGGACTCGGGCTCTTGCTGTCGATCAAGACCCTGCTCGGACTGCCGCGACCGCCGGCGGACGCCCTGTTGATCCCCCTCGAGGGCGAACGCGAGGGGTACGGCTTCCCGAGCGGCCACGCCTTCGCCGCGACGGTCGTCTACGGCGGCCTCGTCGTCGCGTACGATCGGACGCGGGACGGCCGCGCGCTGGCGGCCGCCGGAACGCTCGTCGCGCTCGTCTCGCTCTCCCGAGTCGTCCTCGGCGTCCACTACCTCGGTGACGTGATCGTCGGCGCGGCGCTCGGAGTCGCCTTCCTCGCCGCGATGACTCGTCTCACGAAGGGCGATCCGCGCCGCGGCTTCGCCGTCGCGTTCGGACTCGCGCTCGTCACCGTCGTCGTCGCGGGCGCCAGCGACGACTCGCTGCTCGGCCTCGGCGGAGCGATCGGCGGTCTCTGCGCCGCCGGGTGGATCGATCGCCTCCCCGAACTCCGAACCCGACTCGAGACGGCCGTGCTCGTCGCCGTCGGTAGCGTCGGCGTCGCCGCGCTCCAGTTCGCCGAAGCGCTCGTCACGGCCGCGCCGGCGCTCGTCGCGCTCTACGCCGCACTCGTCGGATGGGTGCTGCTCGCCCCGATCGCGGTCGGCCGCCTCGCTATCGGTGCGGCCGACGCGTCCCGGGCGTAA
- a CDS encoding lactate racemase domain-containing protein: MDIPLGTGTIDVSLPDCEVTVARPAGGTPVDVRAAAERALEEPIGPPLADRVDPDDAIAIVVTDITRKAPDDVLLDVLLERLESVGVAREQVTVVVGLGLHRPMTDDEIVEMLGPHADLAVNHDPESVVDVGAVGPDGDVPVEIGEPVAAADAVLSTGVVETHQYAGFSGGAKTVVIGTGSESIIRYTHGPEMLAREGVRLGRVAGNPFRETIDAAGDLAGVDFSINLSYGPAGVLGVRAGDGRRVVRELAAVARDALSVPIDREYDAVVCGVGAPKDANLYQATRGATYVALGDRNPLREGGRLVVPAALPEGAGDGTGEKRFYRRLSGATDADSLYEAMREGYEPGAQRAFVVARVLREHDLYVTNSEAPDIVEECLMHAASDVSDAVEPGSDVLVVPDALNTLLVDG, encoded by the coding sequence ATGGACATCCCGCTCGGAACCGGCACGATCGACGTCTCCCTCCCGGACTGCGAGGTCACGGTCGCGCGACCGGCCGGCGGCACCCCCGTCGACGTCCGCGCGGCCGCCGAACGCGCGCTCGAGGAGCCGATCGGCCCGCCGCTCGCGGACCGCGTCGATCCCGACGACGCGATCGCGATCGTCGTCACCGACATCACTCGAAAGGCGCCCGACGACGTGCTACTGGACGTCCTGCTCGAGCGCCTCGAGAGCGTCGGCGTGGCCCGCGAACAGGTGACCGTGGTCGTCGGACTCGGCCTCCACCGACCGATGACCGACGACGAGATCGTGGAAATGCTGGGACCGCACGCGGATCTGGCGGTGAATCACGATCCCGAGTCGGTGGTGGACGTCGGCGCGGTCGGACCGGACGGCGACGTCCCCGTCGAAATCGGCGAGCCCGTCGCCGCGGCCGACGCGGTGCTCTCGACGGGCGTCGTCGAAACCCACCAGTACGCGGGCTTCAGCGGCGGGGCGAAGACCGTCGTCATCGGGACCGGCAGCGAGTCGATCATCCGATACACGCACGGTCCCGAGATGCTCGCCCGCGAGGGCGTCCGCCTCGGCCGCGTCGCGGGCAACCCCTTCCGCGAGACGATCGACGCGGCCGGCGACCTCGCGGGGGTGGACTTCTCGATCAACCTGAGCTACGGACCGGCGGGCGTCCTCGGCGTCCGCGCCGGCGACGGACGGCGCGTCGTCCGCGAACTCGCCGCGGTCGCTCGAGACGCCCTCTCGGTGCCGATCGACCGCGAGTACGACGCCGTCGTCTGCGGCGTCGGCGCGCCGAAGGACGCGAACCTCTATCAGGCGACCCGCGGCGCGACCTACGTCGCGCTCGGCGACCGCAATCCGCTCCGCGAGGGGGGCCGGCTCGTCGTCCCCGCCGCGCTTCCGGAGGGAGCGGGCGACGGAACGGGCGAGAAGCGGTTCTATCGCCGCCTCAGCGGCGCGACCGACGCCGACTCGCTGTACGAGGCGATGCGCGAGGGGTACGAACCCGGCGCCCAGCGGGCGTTCGTCGTCGCGCGGGTCCTCCGCGAGCACGACCTCTACGTGACGAACAGCGAGGCGCCCGATATCGTCGAGGAATGTCTCATGCACGCCGCGAGCGACGTTTCGGACGCCGTCGAGCCCGGAAGCGACGTGCTCGTCGTTCCCGACGCCCTGAACACGCTGCTCGTCGACGGCTGA
- a CDS encoding ATP-binding protein — protein MDSTPEADAELRRRVRQQEVVAELGQRALETDDLDRLLHEAVVAVSDVLETEYVELLELLPEGDELFLRDGVGWREGLVGSATVPADPDSQAGVTLLTEAPIVVDDIRTEERLSEPALLADHGVASGVSVIVGSVDDPWGVLGTYATERREFTDRDATFLRSVANVLASALENERTRRELEEIYGRISDAFFALDGDWNFTYLNERAHELINPEGRTLVGKYVWDEFPEAMSQQFKTEYERAMYDQETVSFEEYYPAPLDSWFEVRAYPSETGLSVYFRDVTERKERERELELFRTLLDYSNDSVLVIDPQSGRFLDANETACRRLGYDRAELLDLTVPEMDHVFDDIGDWRSHVEDVKAQGSMTITGEHVRKDGTTFPAEVNVAHVELDQEYMIAIARDITEHRQRERELEESNERLEQFAYAASHDLQEPLRMVSSYLQLIERRYADELDEDGEEFLEFAVDGADRMREMIDGLLEYSRVETRGDPFEPVDLERLLDDVLDDLSLQLEETDAEVETEPLPRVRGDASQLRQVFQNLLSNALEYSGDEPPRVYLEAERCEARSASKRSGEAAEYEGAMWEISVVDEGIGIDPEDQDRVFDVFQRLHSREEYDGTGIGLALCERIVERHGGEIWVESEPGEGSTFSVTLPAVDEPAA, from the coding sequence ATGGATTCGACGCCCGAGGCCGACGCGGAGCTCCGTCGTCGGGTTCGGCAACAGGAAGTCGTCGCGGAGCTCGGACAGCGAGCCCTCGAGACCGACGATCTCGATCGACTGCTCCACGAGGCCGTCGTCGCCGTCTCGGACGTCCTCGAGACCGAGTACGTGGAGCTGCTCGAGTTGCTGCCCGAGGGCGACGAACTCTTCCTGCGCGACGGCGTCGGCTGGCGCGAGGGACTGGTCGGCTCAGCGACGGTGCCCGCGGACCCGGACTCGCAGGCGGGGGTCACGCTCCTGACCGAGGCGCCGATCGTCGTCGACGATATCCGCACCGAGGAACGGCTCTCCGAGCCCGCGTTGCTCGCCGACCACGGCGTCGCCAGCGGCGTCAGCGTGATCGTCGGCTCGGTCGACGACCCGTGGGGCGTACTGGGAACGTACGCGACCGAGCGCCGCGAGTTCACCGACCGCGACGCCACCTTCCTCCGGAGCGTCGCGAACGTCCTCGCGTCGGCGCTCGAGAACGAGCGGACGCGGCGAGAGCTCGAGGAGATCTACGGCCGCATCTCGGACGCCTTCTTCGCCCTCGACGGGGACTGGAACTTCACGTACCTCAACGAGCGCGCCCACGAACTGATCAACCCCGAGGGGCGAACGCTCGTCGGGAAGTACGTGTGGGACGAGTTCCCAGAGGCGATGAGCCAGCAGTTCAAGACGGAGTACGAACGCGCGATGTACGACCAGGAGACCGTCTCGTTCGAGGAGTACTATCCCGCGCCGCTCGACAGCTGGTTCGAGGTCCGGGCCTATCCCTCGGAGACGGGGCTGTCGGTCTACTTCCGGGACGTCACCGAGCGCAAGGAGCGCGAGCGGGAACTCGAGCTGTTCCGGACGCTCCTCGATTACTCCAACGACAGCGTGCTGGTGATCGATCCGCAGTCGGGGCGGTTCCTCGACGCTAACGAGACGGCCTGCCGTCGCCTCGGCTATGACCGAGCGGAACTGCTCGATCTGACGGTGCCCGAGATGGACCACGTGTTCGACGACATCGGAGACTGGCGATCCCACGTCGAGGACGTGAAGGCGCAGGGATCGATGACGATCACGGGCGAACACGTGCGGAAGGACGGGACGACCTTCCCGGCGGAGGTCAACGTCGCCCACGTCGAACTCGATCAGGAGTACATGATCGCGATCGCTCGCGATATCACCGAGCACCGACAGCGCGAGCGCGAACTGGAGGAGTCGAACGAACGCTTAGAGCAGTTCGCCTACGCGGCCAGCCACGACCTCCAGGAGCCCCTGCGAATGGTCTCGAGTTACCTCCAGTTGATCGAGCGCCGGTACGCCGACGAGTTGGACGAGGACGGCGAGGAGTTCCTCGAGTTCGCGGTCGACGGCGCCGATCGGATGCGCGAGATGATCGACGGCCTCCTCGAGTACTCCCGGGTCGAAACGCGGGGCGATCCGTTCGAACCGGTCGACCTCGAGCGCCTGCTCGATGACGTCCTCGACGACCTCTCGCTCCAGCTCGAGGAGACCGACGCCGAGGTCGAGACCGAACCGCTGCCTCGCGTGCGGGGCGACGCCAGCCAGCTGCGGCAGGTGTTCCAGAACCTGCTGTCGAACGCCCTCGAGTACAGCGGCGACGAGCCGCCGCGGGTGTACCTCGAGGCCGAGCGGTGCGAGGCGCGTAGCGCCTCGAAACGAAGCGGTGAAGCCGCGGAGTACGAGGGAGCGATGTGGGAGATTTCGGTCGTCGACGAGGGGATCGGCATCGACCCCGAGGATCAGGACCGCGTCTTCGACGTCTTCCAGCGCCTGCACAGCCGCGAGGAGTACGACGGAACCGGCATCGGGCTGGCGCTCTGTGAGCGAATCGTCGAGCGCCACGGTGGGGAGATCTGGGTCGAGTCGGAACCCGGCGAGGGCTCGACGTTCTCCGTGACGCTGCCCGCGGTCGACGAGCCGGCAGCGTGA
- a CDS encoding AIR synthase family protein: MPGKVSPDDLLAHVFERTGTDDETVLQGPANGEDAAAIAPFGGDETLVVSSDPISLAAEGVGSLAVPIACNDVAASGADPRWLTVVIMLPDEETDLEAITGDLDAAARDVGATIVGGHSEYVDQLERPLLSLTAMGTADSFVPTGGAEPGDSVVITKAAGLEGTAILAADFGDDLGVDDAVRERAAAFVDEISVVPDARAVREYATAMHDPTEGGVAAGLLEIARASGVRLDVDREAIPIREETAQLCEAAGVDPLRIFGSGALLATVPSDDVADCLAALEAAGLEGSEIGTVGEGDPALVLDGESITDPIEDDLYPLWADADGED, encoded by the coding sequence ATGCCCGGCAAGGTGAGTCCGGACGACCTGCTCGCACACGTCTTCGAGCGGACGGGAACCGACGACGAGACGGTCCTCCAGGGGCCGGCCAACGGCGAGGACGCCGCCGCCATCGCCCCGTTCGGCGGCGACGAGACCCTCGTGGTCAGCTCCGACCCGATCTCGCTGGCCGCGGAGGGCGTCGGCTCCCTCGCGGTGCCGATCGCCTGCAACGACGTCGCCGCCTCCGGCGCCGACCCGCGGTGGCTGACCGTCGTCATCATGCTCCCCGACGAGGAGACGGACCTCGAGGCGATCACCGGCGACCTCGACGCGGCCGCCCGAGACGTCGGCGCGACGATCGTCGGCGGCCACTCGGAGTACGTCGACCAGCTCGAGCGTCCCCTCCTGTCGCTGACCGCGATGGGGACCGCCGACTCGTTCGTCCCGACCGGCGGCGCCGAACCCGGCGACAGCGTCGTCATCACGAAGGCCGCGGGGCTCGAGGGAACGGCCATCCTCGCGGCCGACTTCGGCGACGACCTCGGAGTCGACGACGCCGTCCGCGAGCGCGCCGCGGCCTTCGTCGACGAGATCAGCGTCGTCCCCGACGCCCGCGCGGTCCGCGAGTACGCGACCGCGATGCACGACCCCACGGAGGGCGGCGTCGCGGCCGGCCTGCTCGAGATCGCCCGCGCGTCGGGCGTCCGACTCGACGTCGATCGCGAGGCGATCCCGATCCGCGAGGAGACGGCGCAACTGTGTGAGGCCGCCGGCGTCGATCCGCTGCGGATCTTCGGCTCCGGGGCGCTGCTCGCGACGGTTCCGAGCGACGACGTCGCGGACTGTCTCGCGGCGCTCGAGGCGGCCGGTCTCGAGGGGAGCGAGATCGGAACGGTCGGCGAGGGCGACCCCGCGCTCGTGCTCGACGGCGAGTCGATCACCGATCCGATCGAGGACGATCTCTACCCGCTCTGGGCGGACGCGGACGGCGAGGACTGA